A portion of the Eleutherodactylus coqui strain aEleCoq1 unplaced genomic scaffold, aEleCoq1.hap1 HAP1_SCAFFOLD_155, whole genome shotgun sequence genome contains these proteins:
- the LOC136605004 gene encoding vomeronasal type-2 receptor 26-like: protein MERCLKCPEDQWSNDRRDGCILRPIEFLSYGDTLGISLLAIAGLFCIFTAVILGIFIAYKDTAIVKANNRNLSFILLLSLILSFLCLLFFIGRPTRISCLLRQVAFGIIFTIAVSAVLAKTVTVILAFSATKPNRTLRRWLWRHVSSFLLIICSSIEVVICVFWLSLSPPFPDYNAEVEVGKIILQCNEGSVIGFYMVLGYMGFLAVLNFIIAFLARKLPDVFNEAQYISFSMLVFCSVWISFIPAYLSTKGKYMVAVEAFTISASSAGLLGCIFIPKCYIILLRPELNMKGNLVIQRKTENLN, encoded by the coding sequence ATGGAAAGATGCTTGAAGTGCCCGGAGGATCAGTGGTCAAATGACAGAAGAGATGGCTGCATTCTGAGACCCATTGAATTCCTGTCTTATGGAGACACTCTGGGGATTTCTCTTCTTGCTATTGCTGGACTGTTTTGTATCTTCACAGCTGTGATATTAGGAATATTTATCGCATACAAAGACACAGCTATCGTAAAAGCCAATAACCGGAACCTCAGCTTTATACTTCTGCTCTCTCTCATCTTATCCTTCCTCTGTCTTCTGTTCTTCATTGGACGTCCCACAAGGATCTCATGTCTCCTCCGACAAGTGGCTTTTGGAATCATTTTTACAATTGCTGTTTCTGCAGTTTTGGCCAAAACAGTCACCGTGATTTTGGCCTTTAGCGCCACCAAACCAAACAGGACACTAAGGAGATGGCTCTGGAGACAtgtttcttcatttcttctgattATCTGTTCTTCCATTGAGGTTGTGATCTGTGTCTTCTGGTTGTCTTTATCTCCACCATTCCCAGATTATAACGCTGAGGTAGAGGTTGGGAAGATAATCCTACAATGTAATGAGGGATCTGTCATTGGTTTCTACATGGTCCTTGGCTACATGGGATTCCTGGCTGTGTTGAACTTTATTATAGCATTTCTAGCCAGGAAGCTTCCAGATGTCTTCAATGAGGCTCAGTACATTTCCTTCAGCATGCTCGTCTTCTGTAGTGTGTGGATCTCCTTCATCCCAGCCTATCTCAGCACCAAGGGGAAATACATGGTGGCTGTAGAAGCTTTCACCATCTCAGCTTCTAGTGCTGGACTTCTGGGCTGTATCTTCATACCCAAATGTTACATTATCCTACTGCGACCAGAACTGAATATGAAAGGAAATTTAGTTATTCAGAGGAAAACTGAGAACTTGAATTGA